In a genomic window of Rhododendron vialii isolate Sample 1 chromosome 12a, ASM3025357v1:
- the LOC131311841 gene encoding uncharacterized protein LOC131311841 isoform X2, which translates to MATSDSRSGGRGRGRGRGRGRGRGRAGVQIPVEVPQLPVQVEGPQLPVQVSREYVEACFHVISGLKVRVRQQRWAMDQLCVRGRQQRTTIRWQSTTIRQLRDAIAMRMEVDEEMGSEDDEDGYVTDASPLAHDT; encoded by the exons ATGGCGACAAGCGATTCTAGGTCAGGGGGACGGGGACGGGGACGGGGACGGGGACGGGGCCGGGGCCGGGGCCGGGCTGGAGTTCAGATCCCAGTAGAGGTTCCTCAGTTGCCGGTGCAGGTAGAGGGTCCTCAGTTGCCGGTGCAG GTGTCTCGGGAGTACGTGGAGGCCTGCTTCCATGTTATAAGCGGGTTGAAAGTCCGTGTCCGACAGCAGAGGTGGGCTATGGATCAGTTGTGCGTCCGTGGCCGACAGCAGAGGACCACTATCCGATGGCAGAGCACCACTATCCGACAGCTGAGGGACGCTATAGCTATGCGGATGGAGGTGGATGAGGAGATGGGGAGCGAGGATGACGAGGATGGCTATGTTACAGATGCTTCGCCTTTGGCGCATGACACTTAG
- the LOC131311841 gene encoding uncharacterized protein LOC131311841 isoform X1, translating to MATSDSRSGGRGRGRGRGRGRGRGRAGVQIPVEVPQLPVQVEGPQLPVQVEYYSIEGQCRFIDIPSPETVELTLPPHVQQVSREYVEACFHVISGLKVRVRQQRWAMDQLCVRGRQQRTTIRWQSTTIRQLRDAIAMRMEVDEEMGSEDDEDGYVTDASPLAHDT from the exons ATGGCGACAAGCGATTCTAGGTCAGGGGGACGGGGACGGGGACGGGGACGGGGACGGGGCCGGGGCCGGGGCCGGGCTGGAGTTCAGATCCCAGTAGAGGTTCCTCAGTTGCCGGTGCAGGTAGAGGGTCCTCAGTTGCCGGTGCAGGTAGAGTACTACAGTATTGAGGGACAGTGTCGGTTCATTGACATTCCTAGTCCAGAAACCGTTGAGCTCACTCTTCCGCCTCACGTGCAGCAG GTGTCTCGGGAGTACGTGGAGGCCTGCTTCCATGTTATAAGCGGGTTGAAAGTCCGTGTCCGACAGCAGAGGTGGGCTATGGATCAGTTGTGCGTCCGTGGCCGACAGCAGAGGACCACTATCCGATGGCAGAGCACCACTATCCGACAGCTGAGGGACGCTATAGCTATGCGGATGGAGGTGGATGAGGAGATGGGGAGCGAGGATGACGAGGATGGCTATGTTACAGATGCTTCGCCTTTGGCGCATGACACTTAG